From one Streptomyces sp. R41 genomic stretch:
- a CDS encoding winged helix-turn-helix transcriptional regulator, translating into MANFDTFAADGTRICSIADALELIGDRWSLLVVREIGFDVHRFDQIRTRTGAPRQMVAARLRKLEEVGVVERRKYQDRPERYEYLLTGAGRALLPVLAELRQWGQRYAPSRPVHHPDGNRMGGVEDGNPPQPSPPEPLTDANP; encoded by the coding sequence ATGGCAAACTTCGATACGTTCGCCGCTGACGGGACCCGGATCTGCTCGATAGCCGACGCCCTCGAGCTGATCGGCGACCGCTGGTCACTGCTGGTGGTGCGGGAGATCGGCTTCGACGTGCACCGGTTCGACCAGATCCGCACCCGGACCGGGGCGCCACGCCAGATGGTGGCCGCCCGGCTGCGCAAGCTCGAGGAGGTCGGCGTCGTCGAACGCCGCAAATACCAGGATCGTCCGGAGCGCTACGAGTACCTCCTGACCGGGGCCGGTCGCGCCCTCCTTCCGGTCCTCGCCGAGCTGCGCCAGTGGGGACAGCGGTATGCCCCATCGCGCCCGGTCCACCATCCCGACGGCAACCGCATGGGCGGCGTCGAAGACGGCAATCCGCCACAGCCGTCACCACCAGAACCGCTCACGGACGCCAACCCCTGA